The DNA segment gagcttttaagcctgagaaatgaccccgtaaatgcacacgtttaattgcacatgtgttaatatgtatgcttacacagtattaaaagacactcaataagtacacagtattaaaagacagtcaacaattaacgtcatttaccttcgttccagcctcctccattagagtatatggacaaaaaacaggttccagttatgaccattacacgtagaatttcaaaatgaaacctgcctaacttttgtaagaaagctgtaaggaatgagcctgccaaatttcagccttctacctacacgggaagttggagaattagtgatgagtgagtcagtcaaacaggttccagttatgaccattacgcgtggaattttgaaataaaacctgcctaacttttgtaagtaagctgtaaggaatgagcctgccaaatttcagacttctacctacacgggaagttggagaattagtgatgagtgagtcagtcagtcagtcagtcagtcagtcagtcagtgagggctttgccttttattagtatagatatatatatacatatgcacatatatatatatatatatatatatataaatatagacatacatatatacatacatacatacacaatctgattgtatgggtggttacctaccaggtaacgcttatggttggccagcaagtcagctaacatccgcaacggtgccctcagttgtgagaagcagatcatagaatggttgaaaatagtttactgtcaaataatgcaaagagtactcgacacgtgtttcgccctaattctgggctcatcaggcgtacacattcactgcatatagccaaattcccgggcttcgcagcggtgaagtattgcttttaaattttaattaagaagaaaagaaaacctttttaaattgagggaaaatatatcaataacaatttgttaaggatctgtttttttgtgaagctgtctttacacagcctgtccgctgttttataaacgaacgccatataaagccgtcctttctccttgcttagtggttctgtattgttttattgttcatttattacgattgttatagttttgtgtaggtatttgaggctcacttttctgttcagatacccatttcctttatgtaatccgcggattctccactattttttgttcatttattacgattatagttatttattgatttccttctttagctgactgcctgctcatataaggcgctctgctgtttttttgtgaagcagtctttacacagcttctccgctgttttataaccgaacgccatataaggccatcctttttccttgcttcaccaaggaagcagcctttttatttaatccatgggttctccgctgttttattgttcgtttattacgattgttatagttctctttgtacaccacgttgtcagttcgtgcaagcttactgttgagaatgcaacgtatagttgtacaggagaaaagcaatcttgccaaacttaatttaaacttacgttttacaccgtgctttgtttccgccttagctgcacttatgaatatgcttgtatgcgtcactcgctcgtttcttattgtttcgctgccttctcaattgtgtaatgaatattttcttcagcgctctttgaggctcttccttgttttctgtgtactgcattcacagtcagttcacgtgaatacatgggaggcgtgatgacgcaatacgcaactccgcctcccacggccagcgagctgcagtccattacagtatatggacaaaaaagaggttccagttatgaccgttacgctttgaatttcgaaatgaaacctgcctaacttttgtaataagctgtaaggaatgagcctgccaaatttcagccttccacctacacgggaagttggagaattagtgatgagtgagtgagtgagtgagtgagtgagtaagtgagtgagtgagtcagtgagggctttgccttttattagtatagattatttatggaacctgtaacaagtctaaataaataaaggttctttctggaaccttcatgtggaagcCCTCATAGGGaaactaaaaatggttcccctatgacaTTGATCAGAAGAACACAACATGATAAAAGAGTCTTTTCCTAATGTGTCTCTATTACAGATGAAATAGATTCCCATGGCTAATTCTTATTTATTCTTAACATTTCCGCAGGAAGAGAAAAACTGACATCATGTTCAACTCCAGCCTATCTGTAGCAGAGTTTGTACTGCATTGTGCTATCAGAGCTGACCACAGAATTTTGACTGTTGTCATCCTTCTGATCATCTACCTGATATCAATCTTTGGAAACCTTCTGGTAATTCTGGTGATTAAAATGAACCGGCAGCTCCACTCCGCCATGTATATCTTCATAAGTACCATAGCGGTGATAGACCTGGTGAACACTAACACCATCATCCCAAGACTCATCACTATTCTTCAGTTCAACATGTCGCTAGTACCGTATGGAGCCTGTTTAACGCAGATGTATTTTATATTGAATATCAACCTGACGGAATCCCTTCTGGTAACATTTATGGCTCTGGACCGTTATGTTGCAGTTGTGCATCCCCTCCGTTACCCATcaattgttacaaaaaaaattgtgtgGATTGCTGTCTTATCTATACCTGTGTTTGCATTCCTCTTGCACATATCAATGATGGTGTTTGTCAGTGAACTCTCATTTTGCCGCACCAATGTCCTGCCCTATTGCTACTGTGATTACTCTAACATGGTCCAAATAGCATGTAATGATGACCCCAAATACTTGCTACTTTTGAGCACTTTTGTGATTTTGCTAGGATTCTGCCCAATGATATTAATTTTGTTCACCTATGCCCGAATCTTTTCAGTGGCACTGAAAATCACCTCTTTAGATGCAAACAGTAAGGCTTTCAGCACCTGTGTCACTCACCTCATTGTTTTAGTCCTTGCTTACATCCCATCGCTGGCTACTTATATCCTGCCAAGTGCAGGTGTCAAGATGTCGACTGAAGTGTACAATACATTGGTAATAGTTGGTAATGTGATCCCACCGATGATGAACCCAGTAATCTATAGTTTCAGgaataaggaaataaaaattcaaatttacATGATTTTTACTGGGAAGAAAACCATTCCAGGAACACTTCAGCACTAAAAGTATAAATGTGTTGTGAAAATAAGacttccttttcatcttttcccacttctatgttgtttcgatgtgcttgatcagccttctccaacaTCTTTCAGGTCTTCTTTTAATTTATCCAACCATTTCTGCTTATGCCTCCCTCACTTTcattccattcccatcactcatttgcccacatattcattgtctctcctcatcacatggcCATACTACGTCAGCctattttcctgtactttcttagatacctCCCACACATTTGTTGAcctctgattgtcttatttcttatCCTGTCATCttgtgtaactccacacatccatctcaacatttttgtttcccctttactgcccatgtctctgcTCCATACATCACTGCCGGTCTTAccgctgtcttaaaaaccttaccttgaacctttcattcattctttgatcacacaatattcCTCATACCTTCTACTGATTGTTCGATCCACATTGCCCTTTTtttgggttatctctgcatctagtggACTACCATTGAtcctatatttaaatgtatccacttttTTCAATAGATCTCACTGCAGGCtgacttctgaatcctgatcatcatgaAATTTCATGTATTctatcttcttcctatttatcttcaaccctttaTTTTCCGCATTGTAATATAAGTATTTCAGTAATTTTACTATTGTACATGACAATCAACAAACATAGGCAATGTAGAATGATTTTTTTTGGTATGTATGATTTTCACATGACCTCACACCTGACCTGAAATCTTTTACTGTACACTTCATATTTTGTTGGATATCccaaaattaattgaatttccACACTACTAATCGTTTCTATTAATACTGATGGTGTAATTGTTAATCCTACCCAAGCAGTTTGTATTCTTGGTTCATTACTGGACTCATTACTTTCCTTTGAGTCTCATTTGAGCTTTCTAAAAGTGCATTCTATCTTCAGTAACAACATTTTGCTCCTTACTCAACGAAAAAGGCTGAAACACtaattcatgctttcatttgTAGCTGATGCCATTATTGTAATTCCTAGCATGGACCGCGGAAAGCATCTGCAGTAGGGAAGGTCACCAATTTCAGATTATTAGATAGAGGATTTAttcaataatataataaagataATTCAAAGTTTATTCTGAATTGGTACAAATCACAATGCTGcatatcaaagcctaaaattataatggccttATTATAAAATTGACTTGAATATATGTCTACCAACAAGAAACAGCAAAATTTGGCAATGACATCTCCACCGTTCTTTTCTACCatatttaaaaacagtatttacTAAAAAGGTGTGCTTCATTCTGTGTCATCTTGGTTTACCTCCATTGTGCTTTGTAACGATATGGTGGTGTACAATAGTAcacctaataaaaataaaaaataaaataaaaaaatgtagtgcCATCAGTTCATGTCAGATTTATTGCATAGTTATAATGAAATTCCCAACTGCACCACCCTGCCACTGTCCTTGCCAAATAGTCTAAATCTCACAACAAAGGTTACGAAAATACAGCATCACAAAATAATACAGTAGGTAGTGATGGGCAAAGCAGGCGAGTTCCCATTTCCTTTCACATATGTTTTCCTTAAATTAACGgtaaaatttgatttggatggAATTTCACAATCGCAAAACTCTTTAACATGAGTTTTTGGAATTTTTCGAAAGAAGAGAACATATTGCTCTGTAAGTGGTTGGTGACACTGTACATCAATTTTGGACACATGCACTTCTCAGAACAGTGTGCTAAAGAAAGTAAACAGGGGATGagtgtcttttggaaattcaacatggtcAAAAACAACCCACGAGACCAATGACTTACGCCAAGACAAACAATGTAATCCAAATTATATGAGAAGAAAATTCTGTACATTGCAGTCTTAGATGAGATCCTGATTATTGTGAAAAGCGatagactcgacacacgtaaaaaggtttggggcagccacccgtataatattcctagctgcaaaggGTTTCTTTTGCATTCAACAAAGTTGTTGACAGtacagagtccaagacagaactgaataaggttggaaaagatggcggttttaagtggtcagacaggatGTGCTGTAgggtaaccagaagtgatgcagggtgactggaagtgatgttttcCTGGCATCAGcctgggcgccggaactggaagtgacattcttctagacgccggaatcggaagtgacattcttttgggcgccggaactggaagtgatgttcttgattcagataggttttcccgcagctggtctgcagagacaacaggagaaggtttagtgcaccccgccctcccctggtctggtgtggaattacctttagttggtccacacaacgtccccctactcgcacatgtgtgacattatgCAAGTGATATTTATGTTCCTGTACAAAAGGTGTCCTTCCATCAGCCCCAGCTCCTTGGTACCTGatgaaaattacagtatattacctGAGTCGGCACTGCCATTAGATTGCACATGAGATAAAAACATACAGTTCAgggaaaaatgtattatacagtatactgtatgaaaCACCTGGTTTCTTGGGTCAATGGCATGAATTTTACAAAACGTCAcaaaattgtaaattttttttgttttgttaaagcaAATTCAAAGTTTTTGCTGCAAATAAAATTTTTCTCATATCAGTGGCTTTTCAATAATAATTGCCCCGCCCCATTATTTGGTCGATGCCTCCCAACTGAAACAGCACACTATTCATTATTCAAAACTTAGCTGCAAGAGTTTCCTGGACAGCCCTGTTTTCATTCATTGTGTTCCATTTCATAATTGAAATATGACAAAATTTCTCATTATTAATAAGCAGGTCATGTAATAATAACTCTGTCGCGCTCGTAACACGTACAAAACTCCAAGGAGTACTGCTCTTCAATTTCTTCAATCATGTAACATATTTGTCTACCCATATTTAACAGCTTGATCTGGTCAGTCTATACTTAGACTACACAAGTGTATAGAGCATAACATTCTTGTTCTTCATGAACCACAATAGCTACCAATTTCTTTATCATCCTCTGGTCCAGCCATGATTTATCTCGCTGAGCTCCTTCACCCCCAAGTTTATCCAGCTGAGCTTCTCTGGCACTGGACTGTTAGTGGGCCTTCAGACCAAACTATCTACATGAGGTGACAGGTCATTTGGTGTCATGACGCCTAGACGTCTTCAGCTCAATGAATTTCAGACTCCCCCTATTgaacttctggactccaactctcaTCCAACCATGCGGGTGTCCAACCTGGGATGCCTTGAGTGGGCTACTGCACCTGTcttatgggggatggaactgctcctggcctctgGAGTCTGGTAGTTGCAGCCCTTATATCCTTCCAGCCaagtaaaaagtaattttttcgtCCAGTTAGGATGTCCGCCTTGTACTTACACTAATAATTTCTGAAAGTACCTTAATTTTCATAACTCTTAGATTTTTGTTATTCTGTCATACATTTTGGATAGTTAATTTTTGTTACGTGCTTAATTATATTTTGGTTTATTACCTTATTATCACctaattgttgtttttgtgctttattgtttTCTTGTGAATGCTATGTGCAGTGACCCTGGGTTtgaaaaagacactatataaataaaactatattATCAATATTAAACCTGCACTTCAGACAAAGAGAAATTCCatagaaagcaaaaagcaaaaagaagGTTTCTGTGTGGAACTTCTAGACTGGTGTTTTCTGTCAGCATTCAGCACTTGGATGTATCAAGCTGATGATGGAGCACCAATCACAGTCAAGTCATATTCAGAATGGTGCTTGCCAGGCACTTGGCCTATTTTATTATCTGATCATTGAGATGATTGGTCTCAATGGACAAATCTACTGTAGGCACTGAATACCAACCAACAGTGTTGATCTTCGTGTGACAAGAAACCAGTGGAATAATATTTACAGCATCTGCTCTGCCATGGCTCGGAGTCTGCACCCTGTAGAAGACTCTTTGTTGCCTGCGTTGTGACACTCAGTGAAAGCTGAAAGACCCGTCTTCACAATAGCCTTGTGCTCATATCAGAAATGGATGACTGTGAATGGTGTGGGTTAGCTCCACACTCCCAGGTGTTCTAGGGAGCCTATTGAACCTGcgagcagatgaggacacatacagccagacaaggggtaggtgcataaaggtGCCAAATTGGTTTTATTTAacaatcaaagaaaaaacaagtgtccaaatactgcagtgttcaaaaatgttcaataaataaataatccaataaaagaggtgaaatgtgaaggttaaaaacaaataactaagAATCCATTAAAATGCAGGCAACTGTCCTTTCAAACTCGGTCCCCTGTGCATTCCCTTCAAAAATGGATGTCTCTTCACCTTAACCACAAACGGGACCTTGCAGCAGAAGAGATGCCGAATCAGCAGTTCAGCCAAACTTCTGCATTTGCTGCCATCTGTAGCCCCGGCAGGGCTGTGCCCAGCCTCCAACTCCCGCTGCCAGGCTTGTGTCCCTGTGGTCCATGGCTCTCTCTGCAGGGCACCTCACTGAGCCTTCCAATTTCCCTGCAGCCTCTGCTGCCTTTCTCCTGGCCTTACGTGGAGTTGCTCCAGCTTCCTGATCATTCAGCTGGTGTGGCCTACTACAGTCCCTGAGCGTCCACCGCACGCTTCCATGAGGGACTTCCTCCTGGCTGTCTGCCTTTTTTCGCTTTCTCTCTCACCCACTCACACCAGCTTCCTCCACCTCCTTTTTTCCCATCTTTTAATCTCCGTTCTTTTCTTTCAAATCTTtctccttgttttcttttttttttccctttcccccCCTGTTCTCTCTTGTTGCTCTCTCTTATACACCTAGCTGGGTGCAGTGCCTCAATTGCTAACTGCGGGAAAAACAATGAAGCAACTAAGACAAACCACACCTTCACGTGCAGCTGTGCACTGCTTCAACCACCCCACCAACCTCCCGCAGCTGCGTGAGCATGCACCCCAATGGAGATCAAGCCGGCCATGTGATTATTTACCtattaaaaactaattaaaatcgACCAACTACTTAGCCGCGGGCCTGCTATACCACAAAGACAGCTTGCAGCTACTACAGTTCAACAGCGTATCATTCCTGGATCAAGTGTTTTTGTTCATATaatctttttttgtctttgagatattattttacatattatattaattatgcGTTTGGTTAtgatgttttatgtatttaacaCTGTATTGCTAATTTATGTCTGCATTTCAATCTTTActtattaataaattgtacatttgccaataatgaaaacaaagaatgaCTAAAGATTTGTGTCCAGCCAGGTATCCTGATTAATTCaaagaactgaaaagaaaagctTTGCTTTCTGTGTGCTTTCTGTCTGGAAAAGGGTCTTCTCTGTTATGGAGTGAGCATGGTTCGAATGGGCACTGACCTCTGGTGCCTTTGCTCTGTACCACTCCTCAAGACCCTTTTCATGTTCTGAGATGGCACGATTATAATATGCACCACCAGTCGCCAcagcagcagcaaaaaataagagaaaaaaattatcCGGAGTGCGTGTAATCAACACTGCTTTCCTTCTAGCCACATAACAAGTAGCACAGCAACAGAAGCAAAATGCATGACTGGAAATAAAATTGTTATTGTAAATACTGAAAaatacatctctatatatatatatataaaaaatccaacgtctgtctgtatgtctgtccgcttttcacgagaaaactacttaacagatttagattttctataatttgcttgagcattccggttgagtttgtgacttctctcattgcgttatGTATTATAGTTcccttgcggtaccaatttatttgcaccaatccgagagacacgcagtgggcccGGGTTGGGTGGGGCCCTCAGGCATAtgccttacctccacttagctagcaaacgagagaactacttaacggatttacattgggtttttttctataatttgcttaaacattcctgttgatttttcatcgcactaagaatcatagttcacttgtaggagcgatatattcgcgctaatccaagacagaggctgcgggctgtggggcgggggaagcatgacgtcaggagtggggagccgaacAGGGCCATCCTAACTGTTCTTTTTCACTAATATGCAGGCGGAGTCACAGGGCACAACTAGTACAACATATAATGAACTATTTAAAAAATCCTGTGCTGCAAAGCACCCCTCCATCCTCATGGCTTACATTACAAAACACTCAACAAATACTAGTACACAAATAACAATTACTATAAACAattaacagagaatgaaaaaatgTCCCTTTAATGTCCATTAGTAGAATTACTATTTTCTTAAAATCTGTTATTGTGAGGATTTCACTGAGTCACATCTCCAATTTAGGGAAAGAATTATCACCCACTGTCTCCTCACACAAGCACATCAGACTCTCTCCCAAACTCACCATAAAAAGGAAAAGGATCTTCTTTGTTGACATGTCCTATTGCCTTCTGTAAAAATGAACCCATGTTCACCTGATGTCTTCTGTAGGTGGAATAGTTTTTCTCTAGACATACGCGACTTTCTGTCTGGTgctgacttttcttcttttttcttgctACTGCACTTTCCCCCATTTAGGTGTGGTCAACCCCTCCCCTTTTTGGCTTTTATTAGCCCTCCGAGCCAGGTGCTCCTTCCCAGGTAGTCCATAGGCTTCTGATACCTATTTAGACATTtcactatttacagtataatgtttATCTTCAAATCCATATAGGAGATTGAAAAATCCCTTAGTTCAATTTTTCAAGCAAAtctcataaaaaaagaaagaaaaactgaccATGACTTAGTTCAAATCTTCATCAACAATAATGTTGATAGGGGAAATGCAGAAAGCTTcaacaaaaacataatttatatagcacgttttcatacaaatgatgcagctcaaagtgctttacagaatgaagaaagaaaaaagaaaacatataaaaataaaattaggcaatactaattaacaaagaataaagtaaggtctgatggccagggaggacagaaaaaacaaacaaaaaaaactccagacggctggagaaaaaaaaacaaaatctgcaggggtgccAAGGCCACGACACCATCCAGCtctcactaggcattctacctaacataaatgatctcaatcagtcctcatggtttgcaGGCTTCACTTGGAAGAGTTAGATaaagatggtcatgtggacctctggccttcaatccatcaatgtagggactgcatggggcaattattattattattatttctttaacaggtttgaccaccctaacccactctcacctcggagtactgcactctctacacatccttctgctgataccaacataggagagacatccccacccacaattacagcagcgcaagtgagcagagagctgaggaaacttcgtgccagcaaagcagcaggtccagatggagtatcgccacgactgctgaaggtctgtgcatcagagctggggggtcctctacagcgcatcttcaacctgagcctggaacaggggaaagtcccgaggctttggaaaacatcttgcatcaccccagtcccaaaggtatcacgtcctggtgagctgaatgacttccggcctgtcgctctaacatcacatgtgatgaagaccatggagcggctgctgcttcaccacctgaggccacaggtccaacacgccctcgaccctctgcagttcgcataccaggagaaggtgggagcggaagatgccatcatctatatgctacatcgatccctctcccacttggacagaggcagtggcgctgtaagaattatgtttctagacttctctagcgccttcaacaccatccaacctctgctccttagggacaagctgacagagatgggagtagattcatacctggtggcatggatcgtggactatcttacaaacagacctcagtatgtgcgtctcgggaattgcagatctgacattgtggtcagcaacacaggagcgccgcaggggactgtactttctccagtcctattcagcctatatacatcg comes from the Erpetoichthys calabaricus chromosome 4, fErpCal1.3, whole genome shotgun sequence genome and includes:
- the LOC114641212 gene encoding olfactory receptor-like protein DTMT; this encodes MFNSSLSVAEFVLHCAIRADHRILTVVILLIIYLISIFGNLLVILVIKMNRQLHSAMYIFISTIAVIDLVNTNTIIPRLITILQFNMSLVPYGACLTQMYFILNINLTESLLVTFMALDRYVAVVHPLRYPSIVTKKIVWIAVLSIPVFAFLLHISMMVFVSELSFCRTNVLPYCYCDYSNMVQIACNDDPKYLLLLSTFVILLGFCPMILILFTYARIFSVALKITSLDANSKAFSTCVTHLIVLVLAYIPSLATYILPSAGVKMSTEVYNTLVIVGNVIPPMMNPVIYSFRNKEIKIQIYMIFTGKKTIPGTLQH